TGCGCTTGTAACAGGACACTGGCAGTTTTCACTTGCACTGACCAAAGGTGCATTGGTACAAATGAGCTCATGGGAGGATACAACTGTTGCCCTATTACTAGTTATCGCGGTTACAGTTCCAGCTGCCCAGTATCCTTTCCAACGATGGTTGTTGGACTCAGTTGTTGCGCCTACACCTGTGTCAGCAATCATGCATGCAGGTGTCGTCAACGCGGGTGGAATTATACTGACCCGTTTCGCACCCGTATTCAGTGGCGATTTGGCTCAAATTGTTTTAACGCTGCTGGCAAGCGTTTCAGTCCTGCTTGGGACCGGAATGGTGTTGATCCAAGCGGATTACAAACGTCAACTAGTTGGGTCGACGATCGCGCAGATGGGGTTTATGCTGATTCAATGCGCATTAGGCGCCTATTTGGCAGCCATCATTCACGCTGTCTTGCACGGGTTGTTTAAATCCGCGCTCTTTCTACAGGCTGGCACTGCCGTACATGACAACGAGCCGGCGGCTCTTAAGGGAGCCCCCAAAACATCATTTTTGTGGAAAAGTGCAGGAGTATTTTTAGGTCTTTTCGTGGCGATTGGGTTTTGGTTAATTGTGGAAAATGGAGGTTACGATATGATTAGTGCCCTACTACTAGGGTGGTCTGTGGTCTTTGCGTGGTCACACCTCGTAACTTCTGCTCCAGGACGTATTGGGCGCGCTGTGGGAATCACATTGTTAGCAGGAACGTTAGTCGTGTTCGGTATGATTCTTGCCTTGT
The Alicyclobacillus curvatus genome window above contains:
- a CDS encoding NADH dehydrogenase subunit 5, coding for MLVIVFFLSLTLLGLSSIAILHPRVPLNLVRIHVAISGLPPFIALLNLIATSTTRIFGPWRLDPLGWLTTLFVLTIGFVVQRYSVRQLFGDRNYRAYFALLTFTTGSAALAWVSNDLRLLLVWWGATLFGLTLLIRLNQDWQVARTTAYRAGLLFAISWLLFCSAITWLALVTGHWQFSLALTKGALVQMSSWEDTTVALLLVIAVTVPAAQYPFQRWLLDSVVAPTPVSAIMHAGVVNAGGIILTRFAPVFSGDLAQIVLTLLASVSVLLGTGMVLIQADYKRQLVGSTIAQMGFMLIQCALGAYLAAIIHAVLHGLFKSALFLQAGTAVHDNEPAALKGAPKTSFLWKSAGVFLGLFVAIGFWLIVENGGYDMISALLLGWSVVFAWSHLVTSAPGRIGRAVGITLLAGTLVVFGMILALFYVLLHGTVPHGIQPHSTVIVLVLIILLVSSVVGAWLSRHPYSTFFSVVYLWLVRLGEPHRDAVESHPKYLTAMHSRR